A portion of the Bacteroides faecium genome contains these proteins:
- a CDS encoding sialate O-acetylesterase, with protein sequence MKKHFLLLILSFLFLPIAQGKVKLPAMMGDHMVLQQNSSVKLWGWADGKKVTVTTSWNNRTYQASTDKDGAWLVKVDTPEGSYTPYSITISDGTPVTLSDILIGEVWICSGQSNMEMRMMGNTAQPIDNSLETLLNAGNYRDRIRFITVPRTKETKRRTDFEKRKWEVSSPETTIDCSAAAYFFARQLTESLHLPVGLVINSWGGSRIEAWMDEPTLGTIEGMDMEAAKSPKRDIHQRLECLYNSMLYPIKNFTARGFLWYQGESNISNYQFYAPMMSAMVQLWRNMWEAPDMPFYYVQIAPYKYENSSNTGAALLREAQVEALKTIPNSGIVPTTDIGDEFCIHPPQKDVVGLRLATLALTKTYGIRRLPSNGPMMTKVDYADKKAIVTFDNAPAGLFPTFSELEGFEIAGADKKFYPAKAKIVGRTNTVEAWSEEVAQPVAVRYAFRNYVRNITLRNTFGLSAFPFRTDTWDDVK encoded by the coding sequence ACAGCTCCGTTAAGTTATGGGGTTGGGCGGACGGCAAAAAAGTAACCGTCACCACTTCGTGGAACAACCGGACTTATCAGGCATCTACAGATAAAGACGGGGCCTGGCTGGTGAAAGTAGACACTCCCGAAGGAAGCTATACTCCTTATTCTATTACGATCAGTGACGGCACTCCGGTCACTCTCTCGGATATACTGATAGGGGAGGTGTGGATCTGCTCCGGACAGTCGAACATGGAAATGCGCATGATGGGAAATACGGCACAACCCATAGACAACTCGCTCGAAACGCTGCTGAATGCAGGTAACTACCGTGACCGTATCCGGTTCATCACCGTACCGAGGACAAAAGAAACAAAACGTCGCACGGATTTTGAAAAAAGGAAATGGGAAGTATCGTCACCCGAAACCACGATTGATTGCAGTGCCGCCGCCTATTTCTTTGCCCGCCAACTGACTGAAAGTCTCCATCTTCCGGTAGGACTGGTCATCAACAGTTGGGGTGGTTCACGAATCGAAGCATGGATGGACGAACCGACTTTGGGTACTATCGAGGGGATGGACATGGAAGCTGCCAAAAGCCCTAAACGGGATATACACCAACGTCTGGAATGTTTGTACAACTCTATGTTGTACCCCATAAAAAACTTCACGGCACGCGGTTTCCTATGGTATCAAGGGGAATCAAATATATCCAATTACCAATTTTACGCACCGATGATGAGTGCTATGGTACAACTATGGAGAAATATGTGGGAAGCACCCGATATGCCTTTCTATTATGTGCAGATTGCTCCTTACAAATATGAAAACAGCAGCAATACGGGAGCCGCTTTATTGCGGGAAGCACAAGTGGAAGCACTGAAAACAATCCCTAATTCGGGCATTGTACCCACTACGGATATCGGTGATGAATTCTGCATCCATCCGCCACAGAAGGATGTAGTAGGGCTTCGGTTGGCTACGCTTGCATTGACTAAGACATACGGTATCCGCCGGTTGCCATCCAACGGCCCGATGATGACCAAAGTGGACTATGCGGACAAAAAGGCCATAGTGACATTCGATAATGCACCTGCGGGGTTGTTCCCTACTTTCTCCGAACTGGAAGGATTTGAGATTGCGGGAGCGGACAAGAAGTTCTATCCGGCGAAAGCAAAGATTGTAGGACGTACCAACACAGTAGAAGCGTGGAGTGAAGAGGTAGCCCAACCGGTTGCCGTGCGCTATGCTTTCCGCAATTATGTGAGAAATATCACGCTGCGGAATACTTTCGGATTGAGTGCTTTCCCGTTCCGTACAGATACGTGGGATGATGTGAAATAA